One Pseudomonas entomophila genomic window carries:
- a CDS encoding acyl-CoA thioesterase, with translation MTSRDQEIQRRTELSVTRVTKAVFPNTTNHHNTLFGGTALAWMDEVSFIAATRFCRLPLVTVSTDRIDFKHPIPAGSIVELVGSVVKVGNTSLQVQVDVFVENMYLDGRERAIHGVFSFVAIDEDKRPVPVLPQG, from the coding sequence ATGACCAGTCGAGACCAGGAAATCCAGCGCCGCACCGAGCTGTCGGTGACCCGCGTGACCAAGGCGGTGTTCCCCAACACCACCAACCACCACAACACCCTGTTCGGCGGCACTGCCCTGGCGTGGATGGACGAAGTGTCGTTCATCGCCGCTACCCGTTTCTGCCGCTTGCCGCTGGTGACCGTATCCACCGACCGCATCGACTTCAAGCACCCGATTCCGGCGGGCTCGATCGTCGAGCTGGTGGGCAGCGTGGTCAAGGTCGGCAACACCAGCCTGCAGGTGCAGGTGGATGTGTTCGTCGAGAACATGTATCTCGATGGCCGAGAGCGGGCCATTCATGGCGTATTCAGCTTCGTCGCCATCGACGAGGACAAACGCCCGGTGCCGGTGCTGCCGCAGGGCTGA
- the rplS gene encoding 50S ribosomal protein L19 has translation MTNKIIQQLEAEQMSKEIPTFAPGDTVVVQVKVKEGDRSRLQAFEGVVIAKRNRGLNSAFTVRKISSGVGVERTFQTYSPQIDSLAVKRRGDVRKAKLYYLRDLSGKAARIKEKLS, from the coding sequence ATGACCAACAAGATCATCCAGCAGCTCGAAGCCGAGCAGATGAGCAAAGAGATCCCGACCTTTGCACCAGGCGACACCGTTGTCGTCCAGGTTAAAGTGAAGGAAGGCGACCGCTCGCGTCTGCAGGCGTTCGAAGGCGTCGTCATCGCCAAGCGTAACCGCGGTCTGAACAGCGCCTTCACCGTGCGCAAGATCTCCAGCGGCGTTGGCGTAGAGCGTACCTTCCAGACTTACAGCCCGCAGATCGACAGCCTGGCCGTGAAACGTCGTGGTGACGTGCGTAAAGCCAAGCTGTACTACCTGCGCGACCTGTCCGGCAAAGCCGCTCGCATCAAGGAAAAACTGTCCTGA
- the trmD gene encoding tRNA (guanosine(37)-N1)-methyltransferase TrmD, with protein sequence MDTLRVEVVTLFPEMFSAITEYGITSRAVKQGLLQVTCWNPRDYTTDRHHTVDDRPFGGGPGMVMKIKPLEDALASARQATGAAAKVIYLSPQGRKLTQQAVKGLAEQESLILIAGRYEGIDERFIEAHVDEEWSIGDYVLSGGELPAMVLIDAVTRLLPGALGHVDSAEEDSFTDGLLDCPHYTRPEVYADQRVPDVLLSGNHAHIRRWRMKQSLGRTFERRADLLESRSLSGEEKKLLEEYLRERDDS encoded by the coding sequence ATGGATACCCTTCGCGTAGAAGTCGTCACGTTGTTCCCCGAGATGTTCTCGGCCATCACGGAGTACGGCATTACCAGCCGCGCGGTGAAACAGGGGTTGCTGCAAGTGACCTGCTGGAACCCGCGGGACTACACCACAGATCGTCACCACACGGTGGATGATCGGCCGTTTGGCGGTGGTCCGGGCATGGTGATGAAGATCAAGCCTCTGGAAGACGCCCTGGCCAGTGCCAGGCAGGCGACCGGAGCTGCGGCGAAGGTGATCTACCTCTCGCCACAAGGCCGCAAGCTGACTCAGCAGGCGGTCAAAGGCCTGGCCGAACAGGAGTCGTTGATCCTGATCGCCGGTCGTTATGAAGGCATCGACGAGCGCTTTATCGAGGCTCATGTCGATGAGGAGTGGTCGATTGGCGACTATGTGCTTTCCGGTGGCGAGCTGCCGGCCATGGTACTGATCGATGCGGTTACACGGCTGCTGCCCGGAGCTTTAGGGCATGTGGACTCGGCGGAGGAAGACTCTTTCACCGACGGTCTGCTGGATTGCCCGCACTACACCCGACCTGAGGTGTATGCGGATCAGCGTGTTCCCGACGTGTTGCTAAGTGGCAACCATGCACATATCCGGCGTTGGCGGATGAAGCAGTCCCTTGGTAGGACCTTCGAACGACGCGCCGATCTTCTGGAAAGTCGCTCGCTTTCTGGAGAAGAGAAGAAGCTGCTCGAGGAATACCTCCGCGAGCGGGACGATAGTTAA
- the rimM gene encoding ribosome maturation factor RimM (Essential for efficient processing of 16S rRNA), with product MNATPEKADDLIVVGKIFSVHGVRGEVKVYSFTDPIENLLDYPRWTLRHEGKVKQVELVSGRGSQKGLVVKLKGLDDRDEARLLSGHEICISRSLLPNLATDEYYWYQLVGLKVINQDEHLFGKIDHLLETGANDVLVVKPCAGSLDDRERLLPYTGQCVLAVDLEAGVMRVEWDADF from the coding sequence ATGAACGCGACGCCAGAAAAGGCTGACGACCTCATCGTCGTTGGCAAGATTTTTTCGGTTCACGGCGTTCGCGGCGAGGTGAAGGTGTATTCCTTTACCGATCCGATTGAAAACCTGTTGGATTACCCGCGCTGGACGCTTCGGCACGAAGGCAAGGTAAAACAGGTCGAGCTGGTCAGCGGTCGTGGCTCCCAGAAGGGCCTGGTCGTGAAGCTCAAAGGCCTCGATGATCGTGATGAAGCCCGTCTTCTGAGTGGTCATGAAATCTGCATTTCGCGAAGCCTTTTGCCCAACCTGGCAACCGACGAGTACTACTGGTACCAGTTGGTGGGCCTGAAGGTCATCAATCAGGACGAACACCTGTTCGGCAAGATCGATCACCTGTTGGAGACCGGCGCGAACGATGTATTGGTGGTCAAGCCTTGCGCAGGCAGCCTGGATGATCGCGAGCGTCTGTTGCCCTATACCGGGCAATGTGTGCTGGCAGTCGACCTGGAAGCCGGTGTGATGCGCGTTGAATGGGACGCGGATTTCTAA
- the rpsP gene encoding 30S ribosomal protein S16: MVTIRLARGGSKKRPFYHLTVTNSRNARDGRFVERVGFFNPIASGAEVKLSVNQERVTYWLSQGAQPSERVAQLLKEAAKAAA, translated from the coding sequence ATGGTAACCATTCGTCTGGCCCGTGGCGGCTCGAAAAAGCGCCCATTCTACCACCTGACCGTGACCAACTCGCGTAACGCCCGTGACGGCCGTTTCGTTGAGCGCGTTGGCTTCTTCAACCCGATCGCATCGGGCGCCGAAGTCAAGCTGTCGGTCAACCAAGAGCGCGTCACCTACTGGCTGAGCCAGGGCGCACAGCCGTCTGAGCGCGTTGCTCAGCTGCTGAAGGAAGCTGCCAAGGCTGCAGCCTGA
- the ffh gene encoding signal recognition particle protein, which yields MFENLTDRLSQTLRHVTGKAKLTEDNIKDTLREVRMALLEADVALPVVKDFVNSIKERAVGTEVSRSLTPGQAFVKIVQAELESLMGAANEELTLNAAPPAVVLMAGLQGAGKTTTAGKLARHLKERKKKSVMVVSADVYRPAAIKQLETLANDIGVTFFPSDISQKPVAIAEAAIREAKLKFIDVVIVDTAGRLHVDADMMDEIKALHAAVKPIETLFVVDAMTGQDAANTAKAFGDALPLTGVVLTKVDGDARGGAALSVRAITGKPIKFIGMGEKTEALEPFHPDRIASRILGMGDVLSLIEQAEQNIDKAKADKLAKKLKKGKGFDLEDFRDQLQQMKNMGGLGGLMDKLPSIGGVNLSQMGNAQGAAEKQFKQMEAIINSMTPAERRDPDLISGSRKRRIALGSGTQVQDIGRLIKQHKQMQKMMKKFSAKGGMAKMMRGLGGMLPGGGMPKM from the coding sequence ATGTTCGAAAACCTGACCGACCGCCTGTCACAGACGCTGCGCCATGTCACCGGCAAGGCCAAGCTGACCGAAGACAACATCAAGGACACGCTGCGCGAAGTGCGCATGGCCCTGCTCGAGGCCGACGTCGCCCTGCCGGTGGTCAAGGATTTCGTCAACAGCATCAAGGAGCGCGCGGTCGGCACCGAAGTGTCGCGCAGCCTCACGCCAGGCCAGGCCTTCGTCAAGATCGTCCAGGCTGAACTGGAAAGCCTGATGGGCGCGGCCAACGAAGAGCTGACGCTCAACGCCGCGCCCCCCGCCGTGGTGCTGATGGCTGGCCTGCAAGGTGCCGGCAAGACCACCACCGCCGGCAAGCTGGCGCGCCACCTGAAAGAGCGCAAGAAGAAGAGCGTGATGGTGGTGTCGGCCGACGTCTACCGTCCGGCGGCGATCAAGCAGCTCGAAACCCTCGCCAACGACATCGGCGTGACCTTCTTCCCGTCCGACATCAGCCAGAAGCCGGTGGCCATCGCCGAGGCGGCGATCCGCGAAGCCAAGCTCAAGTTCATCGACGTGGTCATCGTCGACACCGCCGGCCGCCTGCATGTCGATGCCGACATGATGGACGAGATCAAGGCCCTGCACGCCGCGGTCAAGCCGATCGAAACGCTGTTCGTGGTCGACGCCATGACCGGCCAGGACGCCGCCAACACCGCCAAGGCCTTTGGTGATGCCCTGCCGCTGACCGGCGTGGTGCTGACCAAGGTCGACGGTGACGCCCGTGGCGGTGCCGCCCTGTCGGTGCGGGCCATCACCGGCAAACCGATCAAGTTCATCGGCATGGGCGAGAAGACCGAAGCCCTGGAGCCGTTCCACCCCGACCGTATCGCCTCGCGCATTCTCGGCATGGGTGATGTGCTCAGCCTGATCGAGCAGGCCGAGCAGAACATCGACAAGGCCAAGGCCGACAAACTCGCCAAGAAACTGAAGAAGGGCAAGGGCTTCGACCTCGAAGACTTCCGCGACCAGCTGCAGCAGATGAAAAACATGGGCGGCCTCGGCGGCCTGATGGACAAGCTGCCCAGCATCGGTGGCGTGAACCTTTCGCAGATGGGCAACGCCCAGGGCGCGGCGGAGAAACAGTTCAAGCAGATGGAGGCGATCATCAACTCCATGACCCCGGCCGAGCGTCGCGACCCCGACCTGATCAGCGGTTCGCGCAAGCGCCGCATCGCCCTCGGTTCCGGCACCCAGGTGCAGGACATCGGCCGCTTGATCAAGCAGCACAAGCAGATGCAGAAGATGATGAAGAAATTCTCCGCCAAAGGCGGCATGGCCAAGATGATGCGTGGCCTTGGCGGGATGCTGCCAGGTGGTGGCATGCCAAAAATGTAA
- a CDS encoding cytochrome C assembly family protein: protein MLSSPSLIPNLLAAFLYVAATVFQATGLARGARADKRLLGLLGTLAVLAQGGALFFQLITPLGLSLDFFSAASLIAVAVIALTLVACLSIPVENLLVLLFPLGAVTALLAQFAPPGTVPLINEEPGILAHILLSILAYGLFTIAVFQALLLLLQDHQLKNKHPSGLIRNFPPLQTMESLLFGFLWAGWGLLSLSLISGWLFLDNLFAQHLVHKTLLACVAWIVFSVLLWGRTRLGWRGHKAIRWTLAGFCLLMLAYFGSKLVREFILHI from the coding sequence ATGCTCTCTTCACCCAGCCTCATCCCCAATCTGCTCGCCGCCTTCCTTTATGTGGCCGCGACCGTCTTCCAGGCCACCGGCCTGGCCCGTGGCGCCCGTGCCGACAAACGGCTGCTAGGCCTGCTCGGTACATTGGCAGTGCTCGCCCAGGGCGGCGCGCTGTTCTTCCAGCTGATCACACCACTGGGCCTGAGCCTCGACTTCTTCAGTGCCGCCAGCCTGATCGCCGTGGCGGTGATCGCCCTTACGCTGGTCGCCTGCCTGAGCATTCCGGTGGAAAACCTGCTGGTCCTGCTGTTCCCGCTCGGCGCGGTGACGGCCCTGCTGGCCCAGTTCGCCCCGCCCGGCACGGTACCGCTGATCAACGAGGAACCGGGCATACTGGCGCACATCCTGCTGTCGATCCTGGCCTACGGTCTGTTCACCATCGCCGTGTTCCAGGCCCTCCTGCTGTTGCTGCAGGACCACCAGCTGAAGAACAAGCACCCGTCCGGGCTGATCCGCAACTTCCCACCGCTGCAAACGATGGAGAGCCTGCTGTTCGGTTTCCTCTGGGCCGGCTGGGGCCTGCTTTCGCTGTCGCTGATCTCCGGCTGGTTGTTCCTCGACAACCTGTTCGCCCAGCACCTGGTGCACAAGACCCTGCTGGCCTGCGTGGCCTGGATCGTCTTCAGCGTACTGCTGTGGGGCCGCACCCGCCTGGGCTGGCGCGGCCACAAGGCGATCCGCTGGACCCTCGCCGGTTTCTGCCTGCTGATGCTGGCCTATTTCGGCAGCAAGCTGGTCCGCGAATTCATCCTGCATATCTGA
- a CDS encoding transporter associated domain-containing protein, translated as MDTLPYAPLLGTLALALLWSALFTAVDAARQQLNGQAEPTLPAQALVLGASLGKLLVLGLACLIGQRHNGEHGFWLAGLGATLMLLVLAEYLPRRLARRNPQAFLSLGASLLKLPLATLQPLGCLLDGCAKLVLRPFRIQPTAVALHPQEHDDFDEDPAHDPARNGLLQGLQALDKVTVNDILVPRNEVDGINLDDPIEQIIEQLIVSRHTRLPVYHNDINQVEAVLNTKLISHLLPRAELSFEKLQAACYEPYFVPESTPLQMQLLNFHKQQRRLGVVVDEYGEVLGIVTLEDILEEIVGEFEDEHGLDNPHVHPQPDGTFVIEGTASLREINRTLGWHLPSDGGPKTLNGLVTEALESIPESAVCLKIGRYRLEILETEDNCASKVLVWTVTR; from the coding sequence ATGGACACCCTGCCGTACGCCCCGCTGCTCGGCACACTCGCACTGGCACTGCTGTGGTCGGCGCTGTTCACTGCCGTGGACGCCGCCCGCCAGCAACTCAACGGCCAGGCTGAACCGACGCTGCCGGCCCAGGCCCTGGTGCTTGGCGCCAGCCTCGGCAAACTGCTGGTGCTGGGCCTGGCCTGCCTGATCGGCCAGCGCCACAACGGTGAGCATGGCTTCTGGCTCGCCGGCCTGGGCGCCACGCTCATGCTGCTGGTGCTGGCCGAATACCTGCCGCGGCGCCTGGCCCGGCGCAACCCGCAAGCCTTCCTCAGCCTCGGGGCCAGCCTGCTCAAGCTGCCGCTGGCCACCCTGCAGCCCTTGGGCTGCCTGCTCGACGGCTGCGCCAAGCTGGTTCTGCGCCCGTTTCGCATCCAGCCCACCGCCGTGGCGCTGCACCCCCAGGAGCACGACGACTTCGACGAGGACCCGGCCCACGACCCAGCCCGCAATGGGCTGCTCCAAGGCTTGCAGGCGCTGGACAAGGTCACCGTCAACGACATCCTGGTGCCACGCAACGAAGTGGACGGCATCAACCTCGATGACCCCATCGAGCAGATCATCGAACAACTGATCGTCAGCCGGCATACCCGCCTGCCGGTCTACCACAACGACATAAACCAGGTCGAAGCGGTGCTCAACACCAAGCTGATCAGCCACCTGCTGCCCCGCGCCGAGCTCAGCTTCGAAAAACTCCAGGCCGCCTGCTACGAGCCCTACTTCGTCCCTGAGAGCACCCCGTTGCAGATGCAGTTGCTGAACTTCCACAAGCAGCAGCGGCGCCTGGGCGTGGTGGTGGACGAGTACGGCGAAGTGCTGGGCATCGTCACCCTGGAAGACATCCTCGAGGAAATCGTCGGCGAGTTCGAGGACGAACATGGCCTCGACAACCCCCATGTACACCCTCAGCCCGATGGCACCTTCGTCATCGAAGGCACGGCGTCACTGCGTGAAATCAACCGCACCCTGGGCTGGCACCTGCCTTCCGACGGCGGACCGAAGACCCTCAACGGCCTGGTCACCGAAGCGCTGGAGAGCATTCCGGAAAGCGCTGTATGCCTGAAGATCGGCCGTTATCGGCTGGAGATCCTCGAAACCGAGGACAATTGCGCCAGCAAGGTACTGGTCTGGACCGTGACCCGATAG
- a CDS encoding MFS transporter has translation MTTSSTYAEPASATPANSPARVATASFIGTAIEFYDFYVYATAAALVIGPVFFPSGSGTAQMLAAFLTFGIAFLARPLGSALFGHFGDRIGRKSTLVASLLLMGVSTTLIGVLPGYDSIGVWAPILLCLLRFGQGLGLGGEWGGAALLATENAPPGKRAWFGMFPQLGPSIGFLAANGLFLTLALVLSDEQFREWGWRIPFLLSAALVLVGLYVRLKLEESPVFAKAVARHERVKMPVVDLFARYWLPTLLGAAAMVVCYALFYISTVFSLSYGVTTLGYSRETFLGLLCFAVVFMALATPLSAWLSDRFGRKPVLIVGGLLAIASGFTMEPLLTSGSTTGVALFLAIELFLMGVTFAPMGALLPELFPTHVRYTGASAAYNLGGIVGASAAPFFAQKLVSMGGLSWVGGYVSVAAVISLMAVLCLKETRDTAL, from the coding sequence ATGACTACCAGCAGCACCTACGCCGAACCGGCTTCGGCGACCCCGGCCAACTCCCCGGCCCGGGTGGCCACCGCCAGCTTCATCGGCACCGCCATCGAATTCTACGATTTCTACGTCTACGCCACCGCCGCCGCCCTGGTGATCGGGCCGGTGTTCTTCCCGTCCGGCTCCGGCACCGCGCAGATGCTCGCGGCGTTTCTCACCTTTGGTATCGCCTTCCTCGCCCGGCCACTGGGGTCGGCACTGTTTGGCCACTTCGGCGACCGTATCGGGCGCAAGTCGACGCTGGTCGCCTCGTTGCTGCTGATGGGCGTGTCCACCACGCTGATCGGCGTGCTGCCGGGCTATGACAGCATCGGCGTGTGGGCGCCGATCCTGCTTTGCCTGCTGCGCTTCGGCCAGGGCCTGGGGCTGGGCGGCGAATGGGGTGGCGCGGCGCTGCTGGCCACCGAGAACGCCCCACCGGGCAAGCGCGCCTGGTTCGGCATGTTCCCGCAGCTCGGCCCATCGATCGGCTTCCTGGCCGCCAACGGCCTGTTCCTCACCCTGGCCCTGGTGCTCAGCGACGAACAATTCCGCGAATGGGGCTGGCGCATTCCGTTCCTGCTCAGCGCCGCCCTCGTGCTGGTCGGCCTGTACGTGCGCCTGAAGCTGGAGGAAAGCCCGGTATTCGCCAAGGCCGTCGCCCGCCACGAGCGGGTGAAGATGCCGGTGGTCGACCTGTTCGCTCGCTACTGGCTACCAACCCTGCTCGGGGCCGCGGCGATGGTGGTGTGCTACGCACTGTTCTACATTTCCACGGTGTTCTCGCTCAGCTATGGCGTGACCACGCTGGGCTACAGCCGTGAGACTTTCCTGGGGTTGCTGTGCTTCGCCGTGGTGTTCATGGCCCTGGCCACGCCACTGTCGGCCTGGCTGAGCGACCGCTTCGGGCGCAAGCCGGTGCTGATCGTCGGCGGCCTGCTGGCCATTGCCTCGGGCTTCACCATGGAGCCGCTGCTGACCTCGGGGTCGACCACGGGCGTGGCGCTGTTCCTGGCCATCGAGCTGTTCCTGATGGGGGTGACCTTCGCGCCGATGGGGGCGCTGCTGCCAGAGCTGTTCCCGACCCATGTGCGTTACACCGGTGCTTCGGCGGCGTACAACCTGGGCGGCATCGTCGGTGCCTCGGCGGCACCGTTCTTTGCCCAGAAGCTGGTGAGCATGGGGGGATTGAGCTGGGTGGGGGGGTATGTGTCGGTGGCGGCGGTGATCAGCCTGATGGCCGTTTTGTGCCTGAAAGAGACACGCGATACAGCGCTTTGA
- the purT gene encoding formate-dependent phosphoribosylglycinamide formyltransferase: MTRIGTPLSPSATRVLLCGCGELGKEVVIELQRLGVEVIAVDRYANAPAMQVAHRSHVINMLDGVALRAVIEAEKPHYIVPEIEAIATATLVELENEGFNVVPTARATQLTMNREGIRRLAAEELDLPTSPYHFADTFEDYSKAVADLGYPCVVKPVMSSSGKGQSLLRSADDLQKAWDYAQEGGRAGKGRVIIEGFIDFEYEITLLTVRHVGGTTFLEPVGHRQEKGDYQESWQPQAMSAKALAESQRVAQAVTDALGGRGLFGVELFVKGDQVWFSEVSPRPHDTGLVTLISQDLSQFALHARAILGLPIPVVRQFGPSASAVILPEGQSQQTSFANLGAALSEPDTAIRLFGKPEINGTRRMGVCLARDESVEAARAKATRASQAVKVEF, from the coding sequence ATGACCCGTATCGGAACCCCATTGTCGCCGAGCGCGACCCGTGTACTGCTGTGCGGCTGCGGCGAGCTGGGCAAGGAAGTGGTGATCGAGTTGCAGCGCCTGGGGGTCGAGGTGATCGCCGTTGACCGCTATGCCAATGCCCCGGCCATGCAGGTCGCACACCGCAGCCACGTGATCAACATGCTCGACGGCGTGGCCCTGCGTGCGGTGATCGAGGCGGAGAAACCGCATTACATCGTCCCCGAGATCGAGGCCATCGCCACCGCCACCCTGGTGGAGTTGGAGAACGAAGGTTTCAACGTCGTCCCCACCGCCCGCGCCACCCAGCTGACCATGAACCGCGAAGGCATCCGCCGCCTGGCCGCCGAAGAGCTGGACCTGCCAACCTCGCCCTACCACTTCGCCGACACCTTCGAGGACTACAGCAAGGCGGTCGCCGACCTGGGCTACCCGTGCGTGGTCAAGCCGGTGATGAGCTCTTCTGGCAAGGGCCAGAGCCTGCTGCGCAGCGCCGACGATCTGCAGAAGGCCTGGGATTATGCCCAGGAAGGCGGTCGTGCCGGCAAGGGCCGGGTGATCATCGAGGGCTTCATCGACTTCGAGTATGAAATCACCCTGCTGACCGTGCGCCATGTGGGTGGCACCACCTTCCTCGAGCCGGTTGGCCACCGTCAGGAGAAGGGCGACTATCAGGAGTCCTGGCAGCCCCAGGCCATGAGCGCGAAAGCGCTGGCCGAGTCGCAGCGCGTGGCCCAGGCGGTCACCGATGCACTGGGCGGCCGTGGTCTGTTCGGCGTGGAGTTGTTCGTCAAGGGTGATCAGGTGTGGTTCAGCGAGGTTTCGCCTCGCCCGCACGACACCGGCCTGGTGACCCTGATTTCTCAGGACCTGTCGCAGTTCGCCCTGCATGCCCGCGCCATTCTCGGCCTGCCGATCCCGGTGGTGCGCCAGTTCGGTCCTTCGGCTTCGGCGGTGATCCTGCCGGAAGGCCAGTCGCAGCAGACCAGTTTCGCCAACCTCGGTGCGGCCTTGAGCGAGCCGGATACCGCCATCCGCCTGTTCGGCAAGCCGGAGATCAATGGCACCCGCCGCATGGGCGTGTGCCTGGCGCGTGACGAGTCGGTCGAGGCCGCTCGTGCCAAGGCGACCCGTGCATCGCAGGCGGTCAAGGTCGAGTTTTGA
- a CDS encoding VUT family protein: MFYLIAYISSVVLINYAFSSAPHLDVIWSAWGGLVFILRDMVQTRYGHGALLAMLVALVLSYATSEPAIALASATAFFVSELIDWLVFSVTRRPLRDRLWLSSALSIPVDTFIFFGMIGALTPAVIGTALASKFAGVTAVWLIMAWRARRAIAAS; encoded by the coding sequence ATGTTCTATCTAATCGCCTACATCAGCAGCGTGGTGCTGATCAACTACGCCTTCTCCAGCGCGCCACACCTGGACGTGATCTGGTCCGCCTGGGGCGGCCTGGTGTTCATCCTGCGCGACATGGTGCAGACCCGCTACGGCCATGGCGCGTTGCTGGCGATGCTGGTGGCGCTGGTGCTGTCCTATGCCACGTCGGAGCCGGCCATCGCCCTGGCCAGCGCCACCGCATTCTTCGTCTCCGAACTGATCGACTGGCTGGTGTTCAGCGTCACCCGCCGCCCCCTGCGTGATCGCTTGTGGCTGAGCTCGGCCCTGAGCATCCCGGTGGACACCTTCATCTTCTTCGGCATGATCGGTGCGCTGACACCGGCGGTGATCGGCACGGCACTGGCCTCGAAGTTCGCTGGGGTGACAGCGGTGTGGCTGATCATGGCCTGGCGGGCACGGCGCGCGATCGCCGCGTCCTGA
- a CDS encoding DUF1289 domain-containing protein, producing MSDEKPVASPCVSVCALDEQDICTGCQRTVAEITRWGRMDNQERRAVLKLCHERAVAAGLIIGL from the coding sequence ATGAGTGACGAAAAACCAGTGGCCTCGCCCTGTGTCAGCGTCTGCGCGCTGGACGAGCAGGACATCTGCACCGGCTGCCAGCGCACGGTGGCCGAAATCACCCGCTGGGGGCGGATGGACAATCAGGAGCGCCGCGCGGTCCTCAAGCTTTGCCATGAGCGGGCGGTCGCTGCTGGGCTGATCATCGGCTTGTGA
- a CDS encoding gamma carbonic anhydrase family protein — translation MKYRLGDLRVETHPSSWAAPNATLIGRVRLQARASVWFGAVLRGDNELIDIGEDSNVQDGTVMHTDMGSPLNIGKGVTIGHNAMLHGCTVGDYSLIGINAVILNGARIGKHCIIGANALIPEGKEIPDGSLVMGSPGKVVRELSEQQKRMLEASAAHYVHNAQRYARDLVVDDE, via the coding sequence ATGAAATACCGCCTGGGCGACCTGCGGGTCGAGACCCATCCCAGCAGCTGGGCCGCGCCCAACGCCACCCTGATCGGCAGGGTGCGCCTGCAAGCCCGTGCCAGTGTGTGGTTCGGTGCGGTGCTGCGCGGTGACAACGAGTTGATCGACATCGGCGAGGACAGCAACGTCCAGGATGGCACGGTGATGCACACCGACATGGGCTCGCCGCTGAACATCGGCAAGGGCGTGACCATCGGCCACAATGCCATGCTGCATGGGTGCACGGTGGGCGATTACAGCCTGATCGGCATCAATGCGGTGATCCTCAACGGCGCGCGCATCGGCAAGCATTGCATCATCGGCGCCAATGCGCTGATCCCGGAAGGCAAGGAAATCCCCGACGGTTCGCTGGTGATGGGCTCGCCAGGCAAGGTGGTGCGCGAGCTGAGCGAGCAGCAGAAACGCATGCTCGAGGCCAGCGCCGCCCATTACGTGCACAACGCCCAGCGCTATGCCCGCGACCTGGTAGTTGACGATGAGTGA
- a CDS encoding CoA pyrophosphatase, giving the protein MLDELLRRMSNHTPASLETDRRFPEAAVLLPITRGEEPELVLTLRAKGLSTHGGEVAFPGGRRDPEDPDLVFTALREAEEEIGLPPGLVEVLGPLSPLISLHGLKVTPFVGLIPDYVEYRANDAEIAAVFSVPLAFFRQDPREHTHRIDYQGRSWYVPSYRYGDYKIWGLSAIMIVELVNVLFDAGISLHQPPERFIQN; this is encoded by the coding sequence ATGCTGGACGAGCTTCTTCGCCGAATGAGCAACCATACCCCCGCGTCACTGGAGACGGACCGCCGTTTTCCCGAAGCGGCGGTGCTGCTGCCCATCACCCGTGGCGAAGAGCCGGAGCTGGTGCTGACACTCCGCGCCAAGGGGCTTTCCACCCACGGTGGTGAAGTGGCCTTCCCCGGCGGCCGGCGCGATCCGGAAGACCCGGACCTGGTATTCACTGCCCTGCGCGAAGCCGAGGAGGAAATCGGCCTGCCCCCCGGCCTGGTCGAGGTGCTCGGCCCGCTCAGCCCGCTGATCTCGTTGCATGGGCTGAAGGTGACACCGTTCGTCGGCCTGATCCCCGATTACGTCGAGTACCGTGCCAACGATGCGGAAATCGCCGCCGTGTTCAGCGTGCCGCTGGCATTCTTCCGCCAGGATCCGCGCGAGCACACCCATCGCATCGACTACCAGGGCCGCAGCTGGTACGTGCCCAGCTACCGTTACGGCGACTACAAGATCTGGGGGTTGTCGGCGATCATGATCGTCGAGCTGGTCAATGTGCTGTTCGATGCCGGCATCAGCCTGCACCAGCCGCCGGAACGTTTCATCCAGAACTGA